One region of Streptococcus salivarius genomic DNA includes:
- a CDS encoding PspC domain-containing protein — protein MSNRFYKTRKNRLVAGVVAGLADKFGWDLALARILAIILMVSTQFGIFLYLVLAFLLPYKEDIYPEIKLKDGRKRKNAEPVEDEWNW, from the coding sequence ATGTCAAATCGTTTTTATAAGACACGAAAAAATAGACTCGTCGCCGGTGTTGTTGCAGGTTTGGCAGATAAGTTTGGTTGGGACCTAGCTTTGGCTCGTATCTTGGCTATCATTCTCATGGTTTCAACACAGTTTGGAATCTTTCTATACTTGGTTTTAGCCTTTCTCCTTCCTTACAAAGAAGATATTTATCCCGAAATCAAACTTAAGGACGGAAGAAAACGCAAAAACGCTGAACCTGTAGAAGACGAGTGGAATTGGTAA
- the hprK gene encoding HPr(Ser) kinase/phosphatase yields MTVTVKMLVDRLKLKVVYGNEKLLSKPITTADISRPGLEMTGYFDYYSPERLQLVGMKEWSYLKTMTDYNRYSVFANMFKAETPAVIVARGLEIPEEMLRAAKENGVAVLQGRNGTSSLSGDMSWYLNSQLAERTSVHGVLVDIYGMGVLIQGDSGIGKSETGLELVKRGHRLVADDRVDVYAKDEETLWGEPAEILRHLLEIRGVGIIDVMSLYGASAVRNSSQVQLAIYLDNFENGKIFDRLGNGNEEIELQGVKIPRIRIPVKTGRNVSVVIEAAAMNYRAKQMGFDATKTFEERLTNLISKNGEN; encoded by the coding sequence ATGACAGTAACTGTTAAAATGCTGGTTGATAGGCTTAAGCTTAAGGTTGTCTATGGGAACGAAAAACTTTTGTCAAAACCAATAACAACAGCTGATATCTCTCGTCCTGGTTTAGAAATGACGGGGTATTTTGACTATTATTCACCTGAACGACTTCAGTTGGTTGGGATGAAGGAGTGGTCCTACCTTAAAACCATGACTGATTACAACCGTTATTCTGTTTTTGCGAATATGTTTAAAGCGGAAACTCCAGCTGTTATCGTGGCGCGTGGTCTTGAGATTCCGGAAGAGATGCTTCGAGCTGCTAAGGAAAATGGTGTAGCAGTTCTTCAAGGACGAAACGGCACATCGTCGCTTTCAGGTGACATGTCTTGGTATCTTAACTCGCAATTAGCTGAACGAACTAGTGTCCATGGTGTTTTGGTAGATATCTACGGGATGGGAGTTCTTATTCAAGGAGACTCTGGCATCGGTAAGAGTGAGACAGGGCTTGAGTTGGTGAAACGTGGTCACCGTCTTGTCGCCGACGACCGTGTGGATGTTTATGCTAAGGATGAGGAGACTCTCTGGGGTGAGCCCGCGGAAATCCTCCGCCATCTTCTTGAAATTCGTGGGGTTGGGATCATTGACGTTATGAGCCTTTACGGAGCTAGTGCTGTCCGTAATTCCTCTCAAGTTCAGTTGGCTATTTATCTTGATAATTTTGAAAATGGCAAGATCTTTGACCGTCTTGGAAATGGCAATGAAGAAATTGAATTGCAGGGCGTTAAGATTCCACGTATCCGCATTCCTGTTAAGACAGGACGTAACGTTTCAGTCGTTATCGAAGCTGCAGCAATGAACTATCGTGCTAAGCAAATGGGATTTGATGCAACCAAAACCTTTGAGGAACGTTTGACCAACCTCATTAGTAAGAATGGTGAAAACTAA
- the lgt gene encoding prolipoprotein diacylglyceryl transferase has translation MLATIDPIALRLGPISIHWYAICIVSGLLLAVYLAQRWAPEKGIDPENILDFILLAFPIAIVGARLYYVIFQWSYYSHNPSEIVAIWNGGIAIYGGLIAGAAVLYWFAKRHAIAVLDFLDIAAPGVMIAQSIGRWGNFVNQEAYGRAVSHLNYVPEFIRQQMFIDGSYRVPTFLYESLWNLVGFITILGLRRFNKKLRQGDVTSFYLIWYGLGRFVIEGMRTDSLMFAGLRVSQWVSIAIIILGVILLYLRKQRPEADYKMKN, from the coding sequence ATGTTAGCTACTATTGATCCTATTGCTCTAAGGCTTGGCCCCATTAGTATTCATTGGTATGCCATCTGTATCGTATCTGGTCTTTTACTAGCCGTTTATCTGGCTCAGCGTTGGGCTCCCGAAAAGGGAATTGACCCTGAAAACATCCTAGATTTTATTCTTCTTGCCTTTCCTATAGCCATTGTTGGTGCAAGGCTCTACTATGTGATCTTCCAGTGGTCTTACTACAGTCATAATCCCTCAGAAATTGTTGCGATTTGGAATGGCGGAATTGCCATTTATGGTGGCTTGATTGCTGGTGCAGCTGTCCTCTATTGGTTTGCTAAACGCCATGCCATTGCTGTCTTGGATTTTCTTGATATTGCAGCACCTGGCGTTATGATTGCACAGAGTATCGGTCGCTGGGGAAACTTTGTTAACCAAGAGGCTTACGGAAGAGCAGTTAGTCATCTGAATTATGTCCCAGAATTTATTCGCCAGCAGATGTTCATTGATGGGAGTTATCGTGTACCGACTTTTCTTTATGAAAGTCTCTGGAACTTAGTCGGATTTATCACTATCCTAGGACTAAGACGCTTTAATAAGAAACTACGTCAAGGAGATGTGACCTCATTTTACCTTATCTGGTATGGTCTTGGACGTTTTGTCATTGAAGGCATGCGTACCGATAGCCTCATGTTTGCTGGCTTGCGTGTTTCTCAATGGGTCAGCATCGCCATTATCATCTTGGGTGTTATCTTACTATATTTGCGAAAGCAACGTCCAGAGGCAGATTATAAAATGAAAAACTAG
- a CDS encoding DUF948 domain-containing protein, with protein MAEIAFLIIAIALAAFLIALIPTLLRTRHVVKEVEETVAVLRTDINVTLHQTNEILAKANVLVEDVNEKVQTIDPLFVAVAELSESVSDLNTEARYLGAKASAAGASVGKAGSAFAIGKVASKLFGKKDKKK; from the coding sequence ATGGCAGAAATTGCATTTCTTATTATCGCAATCGCACTTGCTGCGTTCCTCATTGCATTGATCCCTACCCTACTTCGTACACGTCATGTGGTCAAAGAAGTTGAAGAAACAGTTGCTGTGCTTCGTACAGACATTAATGTAACCCTTCATCAAACAAATGAAATCTTGGCTAAGGCAAACGTCTTGGTTGAAGATGTTAATGAAAAAGTTCAAACAATCGATCCTCTCTTTGTAGCAGTAGCTGAGCTTTCAGAAAGTGTTTCTGACTTGAATACTGAAGCTCGTTACCTCGGTGCTAAAGCAAGTGCAGCAGGAGCAAGTGTCGGTAAGGCGGGTTCAGCCTTTGCTATCGGTAAAGTTGCTTCAAAACTATTTGGTAAAAAAGACAAGAAAAAATAA
- a CDS encoding YtxH domain-containing protein — MSKFLNTLIIGAASGAAAAYFFTTEKGKAVKSRIDEEIASFKEDPKAYQNQVVEKASDYKDLAVDTFQDYKTKFENGEITADDLTKTVQEKTAQVADFAKESFELIKEKTAQVTPEQADVEAETKAIVDDIVIDIKDISEEAAEAK, encoded by the coding sequence ATGAGTAAATTTTTAAACACCCTAATCATTGGTGCAGCTTCTGGAGCTGCAGCAGCTTACTTCTTTACAACTGAAAAAGGTAAAGCTGTTAAATCACGTATCGATGAAGAAATCGCTTCATTCAAAGAAGATCCTAAAGCTTATCAAAATCAAGTAGTGGAAAAAGCTAGCGACTACAAAGATTTGGCAGTCGATACTTTCCAAGACTACAAAACAAAATTTGAAAATGGTGAAATCACTGCAGATGATTTGACAAAAACCGTTCAAGAAAAAACAGCTCAAGTTGCTGACTTTGCAAAAGAAAGCTTTGAACTTATCAAGGAGAAAACAGCTCAAGTAACTCCTGAACAAGCGGATGTTGAAGCAGAAACAAAAGCTATCGTTGATGATATCGTCATTGATATTAAAGATATCTCTGAAGAAGCAGCAGAAGCAAAATAA
- a CDS encoding DUF3270 domain-containing protein → MADNLHRQFDHIEDFETERPQTMNYQDYQGLNSNSIKLQDMIFFGRISSFCVSTVLVAFLFLVAQVATFWAFFWAITISVIGQIGIYVLIEYYKAQKR, encoded by the coding sequence ATGGCTGACAACTTACACCGTCAATTTGATCACATTGAAGATTTCGAGACTGAGCGTCCTCAAACGATGAATTATCAAGATTATCAAGGTTTAAATAGTAATAGTATTAAGCTACAAGATATGATTTTCTTTGGACGTATCTCAAGCTTCTGTGTTTCAACAGTCCTAGTTGCCTTCCTTTTCTTAGTAGCACAGGTGGCTACCTTCTGGGCCTTCTTCTGGGCAATTACCATTAGCGTCATTGGTCAGATAGGCATTTATGTCCTAATCGAATATTATAAAGCACAAAAACGTTGA
- a CDS encoding peptidase U32 family protein yields the protein MEKIVITATAESYEQARELLELGVDRIYIGEKAFGLRLPKPFSFAEMRKIAELVHESGKELTVAVNALMHQGMMDALPDYLDFLEEIKADYITVGDAGVFYICNRDKRPFKMIYDASTMVTSSRQINFWGKQAGASEAVLAREIPSAELFVMAENLQIPAEVLVYGASIIHHSKRPLLQNYYNFIKTDEAVTKERDLFLSEPGDPDSHYSVYEDMHGTHIFANNDLDMMTKLSELVEHGFDHWKLDGVYCPGENFVKITEYFVKARDLIEAGEFSQDQAFLFDEAIYKLHPANRGLDTGFYDYEPDRVK from the coding sequence ATGGAAAAAATAGTGATTACAGCGACTGCTGAGAGCTACGAGCAGGCACGTGAGCTCCTAGAACTTGGCGTAGATCGTATTTACATCGGCGAAAAAGCTTTTGGCCTTCGTTTGCCTAAGCCTTTTTCATTCGCAGAGATGCGAAAGATTGCAGAGCTGGTACATGAGTCTGGCAAGGAATTGACTGTTGCCGTTAACGCCCTCATGCACCAAGGTATGATGGATGCTCTTCCAGACTACCTTGATTTTCTTGAAGAAATCAAGGCAGATTATATCACGGTTGGTGATGCAGGAGTTTTCTACATCTGTAACCGTGACAAACGTCCCTTCAAAATGATTTATGATGCTTCAACCATGGTAACCTCTAGCCGTCAGATTAATTTCTGGGGCAAACAAGCTGGAGCTTCTGAAGCTGTTTTGGCTCGTGAGATCCCGTCTGCGGAACTTTTCGTCATGGCTGAAAATCTTCAAATTCCAGCTGAAGTTTTGGTTTATGGTGCAAGTATCATTCACCACTCAAAACGCCCACTTCTTCAAAATTACTACAACTTTATCAAAACGGATGAAGCTGTTACCAAAGAACGTGACCTCTTCCTTTCTGAGCCAGGAGATCCAGATTCTCACTACTCAGTTTATGAGGATATGCACGGGACACATATCTTTGCCAACAATGACTTGGATATGATGACTAAACTTTCAGAACTCGTTGAACATGGTTTTGACCACTGGAAGTTGGATGGTGTTTATTGCCCAGGCGAAAACTTTGTAAAAATCACTGAGTATTTTGTGAAGGCTCGTGACCTCATCGAGGCTGGCGAATTTTCACAAGACCAAGCCTTTCTCTTTGATGAGGCTATTTATAAATTACACCCAGCCAACCGTGGTTTGGACACAGGTTTCTACGATTATGAACCTGACCGTGTAAAATAA
- a CDS encoding peptidase U32 family protein: MTTTKKRPEVLVPAGTLEKLKVAVNYGADAVFVGGQAYGLRSRAGNFTMDELREGIEYAHARGVDVHVASNMVTHEGNEKGAGEWFRELRDMGLDAVIVSDPALIEICSTYAPGLNIHLSTQASATNVETFHFWKQYGLTRVVLAREVTMEELAEIRKRTDLEIEAFVHGAMCISYSGRCTLSNHMSDRDANRGGCSQSCRWKYDLYDMPFGQERKSIHGEVPEEYSMSAVDMCMIENIPDLIDNGVDSLKIEGRMKSVHYVSTVANCYKAACDAYMESAEAFYAIKDDLINELWKVAQRELATGFYYKTPTENEQLFGARRKIPQYKFVGEVVDFDPETMTATIRQRNVILEGDHVEFYGPGFRHFECDIKDLHDANGNKIDRAPNPMELLTITVPQEVKPGDMIRSTKEGLINLYQKDGSSKTVRA, translated from the coding sequence ATGACTACAACTAAAAAACGCCCAGAGGTTCTGGTACCTGCTGGGACTTTGGAAAAATTGAAAGTCGCTGTAAATTACGGCGCAGATGCTGTTTTCGTTGGTGGACAAGCCTATGGTTTGCGTAGCCGTGCCGGAAACTTCACCATGGATGAGCTTCGTGAAGGTATCGAATATGCTCATGCACGTGGCGTTGATGTGCACGTTGCTTCAAACATGGTTACCCATGAAGGAAATGAAAAAGGTGCTGGTGAATGGTTCCGCGAGTTGCGTGATATGGGACTCGATGCTGTTATCGTATCTGACCCAGCCTTGATTGAAATCTGTTCAACCTACGCTCCAGGACTTAACATCCACTTGTCAACGCAAGCATCTGCGACCAACGTTGAAACCTTCCATTTTTGGAAACAGTATGGCTTGACCCGTGTTGTTTTGGCACGTGAGGTAACTATGGAAGAATTGGCTGAAATCCGTAAACGTACGGATCTTGAAATTGAGGCCTTTGTCCATGGTGCTATGTGTATCTCATACTCAGGTCGCTGTACCCTTTCTAACCACATGTCAGACCGCGATGCCAACCGTGGTGGTTGTTCACAGTCATGCCGTTGGAAATATGACCTTTACGACATGCCATTCGGCCAAGAGCGAAAGAGTATCCACGGTGAAGTTCCTGAAGAATACTCAATGTCAGCCGTTGACATGTGTATGATTGAAAATATTCCTGACCTTATCGACAATGGTGTTGACAGCCTTAAAATCGAAGGTCGTATGAAATCTGTCCACTACGTATCAACAGTTGCCAACTGTTACAAGGCTGCTTGTGATGCTTACATGGAAAGTGCAGAAGCCTTTTATGCCATCAAAGACGATTTGATTAACGAACTCTGGAAAGTTGCCCAACGTGAATTGGCAACAGGTTTCTACTACAAGACACCAACAGAAAACGAACAACTCTTTGGTGCTCGTCGTAAGATTCCACAATACAAATTCGTTGGTGAAGTCGTAGACTTTGATCCAGAAACTATGACAGCTACGATTCGTCAACGTAACGTTATCCTCGAAGGTGACCACGTTGAATTCTACGGACCAGGCTTCCGTCATTTTGAGTGTGATATCAAAGACCTTCACGATGCCAATGGTAACAAGATTGACCGTGCACCAAACCCAATGGAACTTCTTACAATTACAGTGCCACAAGAAGTTAAACCTGGTGACATGATTCGTTCAACTAAAGAAGGTTTAATTAACCTTTACCAAAAAGACGGTTCAAGCAAAACTGTTCGTGCCTAA
- a CDS encoding CHY zinc finger protein → MTSQINGLLVDDQSRCQHYHSPLDIVALKCFECQKYYACYQCHDCLEKHSFRAYPCQLKQDKVLICGVCRHEMTIEEYQDVEACPNCHSAFNPACSKHYDIYFEK, encoded by the coding sequence ATGACAAGTCAAATCAATGGGCTCCTGGTAGATGACCAGAGTAGATGTCAGCACTACCATTCCCCACTAGATATTGTTGCCCTAAAATGCTTCGAGTGCCAGAAGTATTATGCCTGTTATCAGTGTCATGATTGCTTAGAGAAACATAGCTTTCGAGCTTATCCTTGTCAATTGAAGCAGGACAAGGTCCTTATCTGTGGCGTTTGTAGGCATGAGATGACAATTGAGGAGTATCAAGATGTAGAAGCTTGTCCCAATTGTCACAGTGCTTTCAATCCTGCTTGTTCAAAGCACTATGATATTTATTTTGAAAAATAA
- a CDS encoding biotin transporter BioY: MTQNRTLSLILPAFGAAIIAALAQIVIPIGAVPITLQTFAVGLVAAILKPREATLAATLYLILGAIGLPVFAGGGGGLQAFFGPSAGYLLAYPFFALVTSALAHAKTPIWKIFLAFVLGDALVFVGGILSLHFLGKMGWSAAVAVGLTPFIIPDLLKGLIVALVTKPVLKALKNHSYFN; this comes from the coding sequence ATGACACAAAACCGTACACTGTCACTCATACTTCCTGCCTTCGGTGCTGCTATCATTGCCGCACTGGCTCAAATTGTTATTCCTATCGGTGCAGTTCCCATTACGCTTCAGACTTTTGCTGTTGGACTGGTTGCTGCCATCCTTAAACCCAGAGAGGCTACTCTTGCTGCCACCCTCTACCTTATCCTAGGCGCTATTGGTCTTCCCGTTTTTGCAGGTGGAGGCGGGGGGCTCCAAGCCTTCTTTGGTCCTTCAGCTGGCTATCTGCTTGCCTACCCATTTTTTGCACTTGTCACATCTGCACTGGCTCATGCTAAGACTCCTATCTGGAAGATCTTTTTGGCTTTTGTTTTGGGAGATGCACTTGTCTTTGTTGGTGGTATCCTTAGCCTGCACTTTCTTGGAAAGATGGGATGGTCTGCAGCTGTAGCAGTCGGTTTGACACCCTTTATCATCCCAGATCTTTTAAAAGGTCTGATTGTCGCTTTGGTGACTAAGCCAGTCTTAAAAGCTCTTAAAAATCATAGTTACTTTAACTAA
- a CDS encoding YdbC family protein gives MAEFSFEIEEKLLVLSENDKGWTKELNRVSFNGAPAKYDIRTWSPDHTKMGKGITLSNEEFQVLVDAFKN, from the coding sequence ATGGCAGAATTTTCATTTGAAATTGAAGAAAAACTCTTGGTCTTGTCTGAGAATGACAAGGGCTGGACTAAGGAACTCAATCGTGTGAGCTTTAATGGCGCACCAGCTAAGTATGACATCCGTACATGGAGTCCAGACCATACCAAGATGGGTAAGGGGATTACCCTTAGCAATGAAGAATTCCAAGTTCTCGTTGACGCCTTCAAAAACTAA
- a CDS encoding Nramp family divalent metal transporter: MTSLKKVSLSEVNQSIDTPNNNRFGQNLRAFLGPGALVAVGYMDPGNWITSVVGGATYKYSLLFIILISSLIAMQLQQMAGKLGIVTQMDLAQATAYHSPKWLRYTLWVILELALMATDLAEVLGSAIALNLLFGIPIMVAILVTILDVFLLLLIMKLGFKKIEAIVSTLILTILVIFVYLVALSEPSITGILEGYLPTPALFEPHAAGHTNQLTLALGIVGATVMPHNLYLHSSLSQTRKVDYSDGKDVTKAVRFMTWDSNIQLTLAFVVNSLLLILGAALFFGHASDISAFSQMYNALQDSKIAGAVASSTLSTLFALALLASGQNSTITGTLTGQIVMEGFLHMRLPQWVIRLFTRLFALLPVIIVAILYGDQEKTLDQLLVYSQVFLSIALPFSIFPLIYYTSKKSLMGKHVNAKWNTFLGYAIAIVLTILNLKLIIDTF; the protein is encoded by the coding sequence ATGACATCTTTAAAAAAGGTTTCACTTTCTGAAGTGAACCAATCAATTGATACACCAAATAATAACCGTTTTGGGCAAAATCTCAGGGCTTTCTTAGGCCCTGGTGCACTGGTGGCCGTTGGATACATGGATCCGGGAAACTGGATCACCAGTGTTGTTGGTGGTGCAACCTACAAGTACAGTTTGCTTTTCATTATCTTAATTTCCTCTTTGATTGCCATGCAGTTGCAACAAATGGCTGGGAAATTAGGGATTGTGACCCAAATGGACCTAGCTCAAGCGACTGCCTATCACTCGCCCAAATGGTTGCGATACACACTTTGGGTGATTCTGGAGCTGGCCTTAATGGCGACGGATTTGGCTGAGGTGCTTGGTTCTGCCATTGCTCTTAACCTGCTCTTTGGTATTCCAATTATGGTTGCCATTCTGGTGACAATCCTAGACGTCTTCCTGCTACTGCTCATCATGAAGCTAGGATTCAAAAAAATCGAGGCTATTGTTTCAACCTTGATTTTGACCATCTTGGTTATCTTCGTCTATCTGGTAGCCTTGTCTGAGCCTAGTATTACGGGAATCCTAGAGGGTTATCTCCCTACGCCAGCGCTCTTCGAGCCACATGCTGCTGGACATACCAACCAGTTGACCTTGGCGCTTGGGATTGTGGGTGCGACCGTTATGCCACATAACCTATACTTGCACTCATCCTTGTCACAGACTCGTAAGGTTGACTATTCTGATGGCAAAGACGTGACTAAGGCTGTCCGTTTCATGACCTGGGATTCTAACATCCAGTTGACTTTGGCCTTTGTGGTTAACTCCCTCCTCTTGATTTTGGGGGCAGCTCTCTTCTTTGGTCATGCTTCTGATATTTCAGCTTTCTCACAGATGTACAATGCTCTTCAGGACTCTAAGATTGCTGGTGCGGTAGCTAGTTCGACACTTTCAACACTCTTTGCCTTGGCGCTCTTGGCTAGTGGTCAAAACTCTACCATTACTGGTACTTTGACTGGTCAGATTGTCATGGAAGGCTTCCTCCACATGAGGTTACCACAGTGGGTGATTCGTTTGTTCACACGTCTCTTCGCCCTACTACCGGTTATCATTGTAGCCATTCTCTACGGCGATCAAGAAAAGACACTAGATCAACTCTTGGTTTATTCACAAGTATTCCTTTCAATTGCCTTGCCATTCTCTATCTTCCCTTTGATTTACTACACTTCTAAGAAATCACTCATGGGAAAACACGTCAATGCTAAGTGGAATACTTTCCTTGGTTATGCCATCGCTATTGTCCTAACCATTCTCAATCTCAAACTTATCATTGATACGTTTTAA
- the dcm gene encoding DNA (cytosine-5-)-methyltransferase: MNVLELFAGVGGFRIGLENAHPDYFETLWSNQWEPSRKSQDAFEVYNYHFPDSENINVSIADITDEQFAEMNADMIVGGFPCQDYSVARSKKNEQGIEGQKGVLFWEIIRATRIIRPRFLILENVDRLLKAPSKQRGRDFAIMLTAFNNLGYSVEWRVINAADYGRSQRRRRVFFFIYRNDIPFAHQMDQRFEEQEQVFDENRYDDYIFHEGLFATQFPILNTPVKKRHVYYELPEDIVEVSDNFSGTVWNTGVMRHGRYYSIDTAPNYDGEPITLGEILQNEEEVPEKFFINDPAKLEKFQYLRGPKRIERTSADGHTYIYSEGGMSPTDDLNLPGRTMLTSEGTVNRSTHFLNVNGKYRLITPVEAERLQDFPDNWTALKRLSDGTVTEVSDKMRMFFMGNALVTDIVRKIGEFIVEIDIAG; the protein is encoded by the coding sequence ATGAACGTTTTAGAATTATTTGCGGGTGTTGGGGGGTTCCGTATAGGACTCGAAAATGCTCACCCTGATTATTTCGAAACATTATGGAGCAACCAATGGGAACCTTCGAGGAAGTCTCAGGATGCTTTTGAAGTATACAATTATCATTTTCCAGACAGTGAAAATATTAATGTTAGCATCGCTGATATTACGGATGAACAGTTTGCTGAAATGAATGCGGATATGATTGTCGGTGGTTTTCCCTGTCAAGACTACTCTGTGGCTCGTAGCAAAAAGAACGAACAAGGTATTGAAGGACAAAAGGGTGTCCTTTTCTGGGAAATCATTCGAGCGACTAGGATTATTAGACCGAGATTTCTTATTCTAGAAAATGTTGACAGACTTCTAAAAGCTCCTTCAAAACAGCGTGGTCGAGACTTTGCTATTATGTTGACTGCGTTTAATAATCTTGGATATTCTGTTGAATGGCGTGTAATCAACGCTGCTGATTACGGTCGCAGTCAAAGACGTCGTCGTGTGTTTTTCTTTATCTATCGAAATGATATTCCATTCGCACATCAAATGGATCAACGATTTGAAGAACAAGAACAAGTTTTTGATGAAAATAGATACGACGATTATATTTTTCATGAAGGACTGTTTGCAACCCAATTTCCTATTTTGAATACACCAGTCAAAAAACGCCATGTCTACTATGAACTCCCTGAGGATATCGTTGAGGTTTCTGATAACTTCTCAGGAACTGTTTGGAATACTGGTGTTATGCGTCATGGTAGGTACTATTCTATTGATACTGCACCTAACTATGATGGTGAACCAATTACATTAGGTGAGATTCTTCAAAATGAAGAGGAAGTCCCTGAAAAGTTCTTTATTAATGATCCAGCCAAACTCGAAAAGTTCCAGTATTTGCGAGGGCCTAAACGAATCGAACGTACCTCTGCGGATGGACACACCTATATTTACTCTGAGGGAGGAATGTCACCAACCGACGACTTAAACCTTCCCGGTCGTACCATGCTAACTTCAGAAGGGACAGTTAATCGCTCTACTCATTTCTTGAATGTTAATGGAAAATATAGGCTTATTACTCCTGTCGAGGCAGAACGTTTACAAGATTTCCCTGATAACTGGACAGCTCTAAAAAGATTATCTGACGGTACTGTTACCGAGGTTTCTGATAAGATGCGAATGTTCTTTATGGGAAATGCATTAGTGACAGACATTGTAAGAAAAATCGGTGAATTTATTGTAGAAATCGATATTGCTGGATAA
- a CDS encoding Sau3AI family type II restriction endonuclease, protein MTKWNSVEEVHKHAKKAVGQKIRNLVSEETVEKYYASPNNKGWLGNAIESDWFHIPNNSRAEADIPYLNLEIKVTPIIETKKGWSAKERLTLNIFDFNDEYKRSFENASFLEKANLTELLYYQYLNNIDYPDMCIVNAHLFDIMKDISEEDLLIIKSDWEKIVDKIKEGKAEELSDKLTKYLAATTKGSKTERNMTSQPFSDVKAHRRAFTFKPSYMTQFARRLMGDKTSETIFKDINELKEKSFEEIIVDRFAPFIGKTKRELASQFDVTIKDKNDKSSSALLARKMLNISSDIQETDEFKKSGIAVKIVTYDSTKKHTYPKLKEGLKLQLPDGNYNVDPNEMLAVDWEESDVYNYLSTYKFLLVVFEKKNEETIFKGAKFWYVPDEDLITVGQIWTKAKQIFEKGVELSYKSSNLKKGYIIENNLPSESGKGTVFHIRPSSKKSCYIPNKKLAMRLPHKSTWINVPDDKINEFHDYYMTKQSWWFSPGYMYEQVKEFFE, encoded by the coding sequence ATGACAAAATGGAATTCAGTAGAAGAAGTTCATAAGCATGCAAAAAAAGCAGTGGGACAAAAAATTCGTAATCTAGTTTCAGAAGAAACAGTTGAAAAATATTATGCATCGCCAAATAATAAAGGTTGGTTAGGTAATGCGATAGAAAGTGATTGGTTTCATATTCCTAATAATTCAAGGGCAGAGGCAGATATTCCTTATTTAAATTTAGAGATTAAGGTAACTCCTATAATAGAAACAAAAAAAGGTTGGAGTGCAAAGGAAAGGCTGACATTAAATATTTTTGACTTTAATGATGAATACAAAAGGTCTTTTGAAAATGCTTCTTTTCTCGAAAAGGCAAATCTCACGGAATTATTATACTATCAATACTTAAATAATATTGATTATCCAGATATGTGTATTGTTAATGCACATTTATTTGATATTATGAAAGATATATCTGAAGAGGATTTATTAATCATTAAGTCTGACTGGGAAAAAATTGTAGATAAGATAAAGGAAGGAAAAGCAGAAGAATTATCAGATAAACTGACGAAATATTTAGCTGCGACAACAAAAGGTTCGAAAACTGAAAGAAACATGACTTCCCAGCCTTTTAGTGATGTTAAAGCACACAGAAGGGCATTTACATTTAAACCTTCATATATGACGCAGTTTGCTAGAAGGTTAATGGGGGATAAAACTAGTGAAACAATATTTAAAGATATTAATGAATTAAAAGAAAAATCATTTGAAGAAATTATTGTTGATAGATTTGCTCCATTTATTGGAAAAACGAAGAGAGAATTGGCATCTCAATTTGATGTAACTATAAAAGACAAAAATGATAAATCAAGCTCAGCTCTTCTAGCAAGAAAAATGTTGAATATATCATCAGATATCCAAGAAACCGATGAGTTCAAAAAATCAGGTATTGCTGTAAAAATTGTAACTTACGATTCTACAAAAAAACATACCTATCCAAAGTTGAAAGAAGGATTAAAGTTACAATTACCAGATGGAAATTACAATGTGGATCCAAATGAAATGCTTGCCGTTGATTGGGAAGAATCAGATGTATATAACTATCTATCGACTTATAAGTTCCTGTTAGTAGTTTTTGAGAAGAAAAATGAAGAAACTATCTTTAAGGGTGCTAAGTTTTGGTATGTACCCGATGAAGATTTGATTACAGTGGGGCAAATATGGACAAAAGCTAAGCAGATATTTGAGAAGGGGGTTGAACTCTCCTATAAAAGTAGTAATCTAAAAAAAGGTTATATTATTGAAAATAATTTACCATCTGAAAGTGGTAAAGGTACTGTTTTTCATATTAGACCATCGAGTAAAAAATCCTGTTACATTCCTAATAAAAAGTTGGCAATGAGACTCCCACACAAAAGTACATGGATTAATGTCCCGGATGATAAAATTAATGAATTTCATGATTATTACATGACGAAACAGTCGTGGTGGTTTAGTCCTGGATATATGTATGAGCAGGTTAAAGAATTCTTTGAATAA